The Aerococcus christensenii genome segment CTGATTTTTAGTGTAATTGTTATTTTCCATGAGTGTGGACACTTTTTCATGGCCAAGCGCGCCGGTATTTTTGTGCGGGAATTTGCGATTGGGATGGGACCTAAGATCTTCCAATTCAAAGGCAAAGAAACAGTTTATACCTTACGTTTGCTTCCTGTTGGGGGTTACGTGCGGATGGCTGGTCGGGATGAATTTGAAGACCTCATTGAAAAAGGTATGATGGTCCTTGTTCAATTGGATGAAGAAGATAAGGTGAAGGCCATTACTTTAGGAGAAGGAGAAAGTGACTTTAAGGGGTTGCCGCTAGAGGTGATGGACTTTGATTTGAATAAGGATTTATTCCTTGAAGGGATTCCGACAGGGCAGACAGATCCGGAACGTTATGAAGTGCTCCCGGATGCCTTAATTGAAGAAGTGAATGGACACAGCTTCCATCTAGCGCCCCAAGAACGGCAATTCCAGTCGGCTTCTTTGTTCAATCGTTGGATTACCAATATTATGGGGCCGGTCAATAACTTTATCTTAGGGATTCTGGTGTTTATCTTGTTAGCTTTCTTAAATGGAGGCGTCTATTCCAATGAAGCCCGATTAGGTGAGGCCCTGGAAGATTCCCCAGCTGCTAGTCAAGGCTTGAAGAAGGGTGATAAGATATTGGCAGTTAACGGTCAATCGGTAGAGAACTTTATGGAGATGCAAGCCATCATTGCCAAACATCCCGAAGAATCCTTGGACTTTAAGGTGGAACGGGAAGGACAAGTTGCGCACTACCCAGTCACTACAGGAACGACCGAGACAAAAGACGGTCAAAAGGTCGGAAAAATCGGCTTTATGCGCTACAAAGAGGGCGGCTTCTTCAAGAAGATCGCCTATGGTTTTACAGCAACAGGAGCCTTGATTGCCGGTATGTTAGGCGCTATCTGGAAGATGATCACACAAGGTTTTAACTTGAATAATTTAGGGGGCCCTGTGTATATGTATCAAGCCACGAAGACAACTGTTGATGTGGGATTTTCTGCGATCATCACCCTGTTAGCTTATCTGACTGTGAACTTAGGCATTGTAAACTTGCTTCCTTTGCCAGCTTTGGACGGAGGAAAAGCTTTCTTGAATATTTTGGAAGCACTAAGAGGCAAACCGCTCAGTGCCAAAACAGAAGGCATGATTAACTTGATAGGGGCGCTCTTCTTGATGGTTTTGATGTTAGCAGTTACCTGGAATGATATTTTACGTTTATTTTAATTGGAGTAAGAGGCCTAGCTTGAACTAGGCTTCCTTTATTCATAGGACTTTGGAGGGATGATGTGTGTTAAATCCAAAAGAAATGTTTTCGCTTTTATTGAAGCAGATCCAGTGGCCGATGGATCAAGGCGAGAACTTGGAGGGACGGATTGAATCGGTGGTGATTCATCGCCAATCTCGGCGGTATCACTTTGAGGTCGCCTTTCCTAATCGTTTGCCGGCAGAGGTCTATCAAGCCTTTGTAGGAGGGGTAGAGAGGGCTTTCGAAGGAATTGCTCAGGTGGATGTGATCATTCACTGTGACCAAGCTCAAGCAGCTGACGAGGCGGAGATCTTGGCTTATTGGCCGATTGTTTGCCAAGAGTTGGACTTCCAACAAGGGATGGCTGGTCAGGTTTTTGACCGAGTCCCTCAATTGAAAGATCATCACTTAATTGTCTTCGCAGATAATCCCCCTGTCAAAGACTACATTGAAGCCAACTACCTTCAGAAGGTCACGCAAGCTTATCAGCGTTTAGGTTTTTCAGGCGTGGGAGTAAGGGTAGTGATTAATGAAGTGCAGGCCAGTCAACGGCAGGAAGAATACGAGAAACGCCAACAGACCATTCAAGCTAAGCAGCAAGCGCTCGCCCAAAAAGCCACCCAGCGGACCAGTCAATCCCAGAAGAAATCAGAACAGAAGGTAGCCTCCTTTGACGAAATTCATTTTGGACGTCCCATTCATGAAAAAGACATCACGCAGTCCATGGATAAGTACGTGGAAGAACAGCGGAACGCTATTATGGAAGGGGTCGTCTTTGAAGTAGAAGTTCGGGAGTTAAGAACAGGACGGTGCATTTTAGTCGCTAAAATTACTGATTATCATTCTGCCTTTTTAATCCAAAGATTTTCCAATTCAGAGGAAGATATTACCATCTTTCGAGGAATTAAAGAAGGTATGTGGCTGAGAGTGCGTGGCGATATCCGGATGGACGACCGTTTCGCTCGGGACTTAGTCTTAAGTGTGCGGGACATGCAGGCGGTGCATAAGCCCAAACGCCAGGACACTGCCCCTGAAGGAGAGAAGCGGGTAGAACTTCATGTTCATACCAATATGAGTACTTTGGATGCGACCAATACCGCCAACCAGTTCGTCAAACAAGCTGCAGAGTGGGGGCATACCGCCATTGCGATCACAGACCATGGGGATGTTCAAGCCTTCCCAGATGCCAGTCAAGCGGCCAAGGCCACAGGCGTCAAGGTGATCTACGGAATGGAAGCTTACGTTGTGGATGACGGGATTCCGATCGCCTACAACCTCGCACCTGTCAACCTAGAAGAGGCAACTTATGTTGTCTTTGACGTAGAAACGACGGGCTTATCGGCTGTTTATAATACCATCATCGAGATTGGGGCCGTTAAGATGTATAAGGGCAATGTGATAGAGGAGTTCTCTGAGTTCATTAACCCTGGTCACCATCTCTCCAAATTTACGACAGACCTGACAGGGATTACAGACTCGATGGTGGCGAATGCCAAA includes the following:
- the rseP gene encoding RIP metalloprotease RseP: MKAIIVFLLIFSVIVIFHECGHFFMAKRAGIFVREFAIGMGPKIFQFKGKETVYTLRLLPVGGYVRMAGRDEFEDLIEKGMMVLVQLDEEDKVKAITLGEGESDFKGLPLEVMDFDLNKDLFLEGIPTGQTDPERYEVLPDALIEEVNGHSFHLAPQERQFQSASLFNRWITNIMGPVNNFILGILVFILLAFLNGGVYSNEARLGEALEDSPAASQGLKKGDKILAVNGQSVENFMEMQAIIAKHPEESLDFKVEREGQVAHYPVTTGTTETKDGQKVGKIGFMRYKEGGFFKKIAYGFTATGALIAGMLGAIWKMITQGFNLNNLGGPVYMYQATKTTVDVGFSAIITLLAYLTVNLGIVNLLPLPALDGGKAFLNILEALRGKPLSAKTEGMINLIGALFLMVLMLAVTWNDILRLF